The following DNA comes from Bacteroidales bacterium.
TCCCGGAACATCTCCCCGCAAAAAAGCTGGGAAGGAGTGGCCGGAGGCCTTTTCTTTACCATACTGGCGGCACTGATCATTTTTTACCTAACCAGCCATCTGAATATGGTAATATGGATTATTCTGGCAATCATTGTGAGTGTGGCGGGTACTTTTGGCGATCTTACCGTATCATCTGTTAAAAGAAGCGCCGGGGTGAAAGAATCAGGCCACCTGATTCCCGGACATGGCGGAGCCCTTGATCGATTCGATTCGGCCTTATTCATTATTCCCCTGGCCTATGCCTTCCTAAAGCTTATATTATGACAGCCCCCGGAATTAGAGCACACGCAAAACAGCTTTCTCCGGTACCTTAAAATATATCATAAAACACAAAGATTTAAAAATACATATATTATTTATACGTTTTTTAATTACCTTTGACTATTAAATGAAAGCGTTGTGAATGCATATACATAAAGAAGGATATAGGGTAATCAGGTGGTTTCTCATCATTTTGCTGGTTTTAAACATTACCTTAATTTTACTGCCTGGAAGACCCCTTTATTCATGGATCATTGGAGGATTATCCCTGATATTACTTTTTTTGGTCATTCGTTTTTTCAGAGTACCCTCACGGACAGCTCCATTGGATGATTTAAACATCCTCTCCCCGGCCGACGGCAGGGTGGTCGCTATAGAACAAACTACTGAATACGAATACCTTAAAGGTGAAAGAATACAGATTTCCATATTCATGTCTATATGGAACATTCATGTGAACTGGCACCCCATTAGCGGCACGGTTGAATATTTCAGGTATCATCCCGGACAATTCCTTATAGCAAAACACCCCAAATCATCTTTGAACAATGAGCGAACCAGCATCGCTGTGAAAAAAGATGAAGAAAAGATCATCATGGTCAGACAAATTGCAGGAGCAGTGGCCCGCAGAATTGTCAGCTATATAACCCATGGGGCTAAGGTTGACCAGGCCGGTCAGATTGGCATTATCAAATTCGGATCACGGGTGGATATCTTTCTGCCGTTGGATGTGCAATTGAATATCAAACGAAAAGA
Coding sequences within:
- a CDS encoding phosphatidate cytidylyltransferase encodes the protein SRNISPQKSWEGVAGGLFFTILAALIIFYLTSHLNMVIWIILAIIVSVAGTFGDLTVSSVKRSAGVKESGHLIPGHGGALDRFDSALFIIPLAYAFLKLIL
- a CDS encoding phosphatidylserine decarboxylase family protein, with translation MHIHKEGYRVIRWFLIILLVLNITLILLPGRPLYSWIIGGLSLILLFLVIRFFRVPSRTAPLDDLNILSPADGRVVAIEQTTEYEYLKGERIQISIFMSIWNIHVNWHPISGTVEYFRYHPGQFLIAKHPKSSLNNERTSIAVKKDEEKIIMVRQIAGAVARRIVSYITHGAKVDQAGQIGIIKFGSRVDIFLPLDVQLNIKRKDKVKGQSTILAQWKK